Proteins encoded in a region of the Mycolicibacterium chitae genome:
- a CDS encoding group III truncated hemoglobin produces the protein MMTTMLRSDITDRDDIYDLLSRFYGQALVDDLLAEPFTEVRAMGLEQHLPVMCDFWETMLFRAGLYRRSALEVHREVHLKHPLGTEHFVRWLTLWLATIDEMFAGPVAEQAKLHGRRSAWAFHRRLVGHDAPELDAFLGR, from the coding sequence ATGATGACGACCATGCTGCGCTCGGATATCACCGACCGCGACGACATCTACGACCTGCTGTCCCGGTTCTACGGTCAGGCCCTGGTCGACGATCTGTTGGCCGAACCGTTCACCGAGGTGCGCGCCATGGGGCTCGAGCAGCACCTGCCCGTGATGTGCGACTTCTGGGAGACCATGCTGTTCCGTGCGGGGCTGTATCGCCGCAGCGCGTTGGAGGTGCATCGCGAGGTGCACCTGAAGCACCCGCTGGGCACCGAGCATTTCGTGCGGTGGCTGACGCTGTGGCTGGCGACCATCGACGAGATGTTCGCCGGGCCGGTGGCCGAGCAGGCCAAGCTGCACGGACGGCGGTCCGCCTGGGCGTTCCATCGTCGGCTGGTCGGACACGACGCCCCGGAACTCGACGCGTTCCTCGGCCGCTGA
- a CDS encoding helix-turn-helix transcriptional regulator, whose product MSTAGGRRRDVLAVLREADEALSIAAIAERLEVHANTVRFHLDALLEAGQVERAVVQPAKPGRPPQLFVATRAMDPAGPRAYRLLAETLVDSVARSGDPVTHASASGKAMGAQLGRPRQAAAQDEPVGQLVELLDELGFAPEAQGARIGLRHCPFLELAQVHPEVVCPVHLGLMQGAMEEWEAPVTVDKLTPFVEPDLCVAHLTGVSS is encoded by the coding sequence ATGAGTACCGCCGGTGGTCGCCGCCGCGATGTCCTGGCGGTGCTGCGGGAGGCGGACGAGGCGCTGAGCATCGCGGCCATCGCCGAGCGACTCGAGGTGCACGCCAACACCGTTCGCTTCCATCTCGACGCCCTGTTGGAGGCCGGCCAGGTGGAGCGCGCGGTGGTGCAGCCGGCCAAACCAGGTCGACCGCCGCAACTGTTCGTGGCGACCAGGGCCATGGACCCGGCCGGTCCGCGGGCCTACCGGCTGCTGGCGGAGACGCTGGTGGATTCGGTGGCGCGCAGCGGCGATCCCGTGACACATGCCAGCGCGTCGGGGAAGGCGATGGGCGCACAACTCGGCCGTCCGCGCCAGGCCGCGGCGCAGGACGAGCCGGTCGGACAACTCGTGGAACTGCTCGACGAGCTCGGCTTCGCCCCCGAGGCGCAGGGCGCCCGAATCGGACTGCGGCACTGCCCGTTTCTGGAGCTCGCCCAGGTACACCCCGAGGTGGTGTGCCCGGTGCACCTCGGTTTGATGCAAGGCGCAATGGAGGAGTGGGAGGCACCCGTGACTGTCGACAAGCTCACGCCGTTCGTCGAACCTGATCTGTGCGTGGCGCACCTGACCGGGGTGTCGTCGTGA
- a CDS encoding YceI family protein, which yields MTAGLTTTPLATGTWAIDPVHSAINFSVRHLMVSKVRGKFDTFSGAITIAEDGTPSVSADIDVASINTGNEQRDAHVKSADFFDAENHPTATFRSTAVEAKGEDYVLHGDFTLHGVTKPVSLALEFNGVSPGMGQGEVAGFEASVVLNRKDFGIDIDMPLETGGAVVGDKVTINLDIEALRQS from the coding sequence ATGACTGCAGGATTGACGACCACCCCGCTCGCCACCGGTACCTGGGCCATCGACCCGGTCCACTCGGCCATCAACTTCTCGGTTCGACACCTGATGGTGAGCAAGGTTCGCGGCAAGTTCGACACCTTCAGCGGTGCGATCACCATTGCCGAGGACGGCACCCCGTCGGTCTCCGCAGACATCGATGTCGCCTCGATCAACACCGGCAACGAGCAGCGCGACGCGCACGTTAAGTCCGCCGACTTCTTCGACGCGGAGAACCACCCGACGGCGACCTTCCGCTCCACCGCGGTCGAGGCCAAGGGCGAGGACTACGTGCTCCACGGCGACTTCACGCTGCACGGCGTCACCAAGCCGGTCAGCCTTGCGCTGGAGTTCAACGGCGTCAGCCCCGGCATGGGCCAGGGCGAGGTCGCCGGTTTCGAGGCCTCGGTGGTGTTGAACCGCAAGGACTTCGGCATCGACATCGATATGCCGCTCGAGACCGGTGGCGCCGTCGTCGGTGACAAGGTCACCATCAACTTGGACATCGAGGCGCTGCGGCAGTCCTGA